A genomic stretch from Vibrio cortegadensis includes:
- a CDS encoding TDT family transporter, giving the protein MNWKRLTHVKNVPPSQASLALGVIGLGHAWALYVPSIGETIRPYLALLGAVLLLPVLLRYITSFKTFFNDIRHPLSGSLMAPMSMALLILSDYLAVVLPVVAYPLWFCALILHFTMMVLFFSFQIINFKMSHIVPSWFLYPVGLISSSLAGSQLGHAVFSETLATICIAIYFFMLPLVLYRLVFEGMLPRKARPTLAIMAAPVNLTLAAYIVNFEHPDPILTGALAGIAITMTLLIYLCYIRLMRLKFQPSIAAVTFPSVISAIAMHRLTSFFAESHPNWYWLHNFGFFELSIATGLVIWVSGGYIKMYWPELFIKNQPRTDTQS; this is encoded by the coding sequence TTGAATTGGAAAAGACTCACCCATGTAAAAAATGTGCCTCCTTCACAGGCATCATTAGCGCTAGGTGTCATTGGTTTGGGTCACGCTTGGGCACTCTATGTCCCTAGCATTGGAGAAACAATACGTCCATATTTGGCTTTACTTGGTGCAGTGTTATTACTTCCAGTGTTATTGCGCTACATTACTAGCTTTAAGACCTTCTTCAATGATATTCGTCATCCATTAAGTGGCAGCCTGATGGCCCCAATGAGTATGGCATTACTCATTTTATCTGATTACTTGGCGGTTGTTTTACCTGTGGTCGCTTATCCGCTTTGGTTCTGCGCGCTCATATTACATTTCACCATGATGGTGCTTTTTTTTAGTTTCCAGATCATAAACTTCAAGATGTCCCACATTGTTCCTAGCTGGTTTCTCTACCCTGTCGGACTTATCAGTAGTTCGCTCGCAGGTTCGCAATTAGGTCATGCCGTCTTTTCTGAAACCTTAGCCACCATTTGCATTGCAATCTACTTTTTCATGCTGCCGTTGGTTCTATATCGGCTCGTATTTGAAGGGATGCTACCGCGAAAGGCAAGACCGACTTTGGCTATTATGGCTGCCCCGGTTAATTTAACTCTAGCGGCTTATATTGTTAATTTTGAGCACCCAGATCCCATTCTAACGGGCGCTTTAGCAGGCATAGCCATCACGATGACATTGCTCATTTATCTCTGTTATATCCGCTTAATGCGTTTAAAGTTTCAGCCTTCCATTGCAGCCGTCACCTTTCCTTCTGTTATTAGCGCCATTGCAATGCATCGTTTAACTTCATTTTTTGCCGAATCACACCCAAACTGGTACTGGTTACATAACTTTGGCTTCTTTGAATTGAGCATCGCAACAGGCTTAGTGATTTGGGTTTCTGGCGGTTACATAAAAATGTATTGGCCTGAATTATTTATTAAAAATCAGCCTCGAACCGATACTCAATCTTAA
- the clcA gene encoding H(+)/Cl(-) exchange transporter ClcA, with protein MSRRERIKQSLLAKVPRDAINQFLSRDKTPVSVLILSCIVGLFAGLVGSYFEVAVHFVSETRTDWLKLEIAHFVPLWLAAFIISAGLAFIGYFLVHRFAPEAAGSGIPEIEGAMDNIRPVRWWRVLPVKFFGGLGALGSGMVLGREGPTVQMGGNIGRMVTDIFRVKDDDSRHSLLASGAAGGLAAAFNAPLAGIMFVVEEMRPQFRYSLISIKAVIISAISANIVFRYINGQAAVITMPQYQPPELNTLWLFLLLGVLFGLFGVVFNKLVTLAQDMFVAIHKNDRKRYLLVGTLLGGCFGLLLLYLPELTGGGIGIIPDITNGNFSTNVLLMIFVGRVLTTLLCFGSGAPGGIFAPMLALGTLFGYTFGVTADAFLPQLDIEPGMFAIAGMGALFAATVRAPITGILLVIEMTNNYYLILPLIITCLGAVIIAQMLGGQPIYSQLLRRTLKNDKLRQRDLPTQEEPS; from the coding sequence ATGTCCAGAAGAGAGAGAATCAAGCAATCTTTACTCGCAAAAGTGCCTAGAGATGCGATCAATCAATTTCTCTCAAGAGACAAAACACCTGTCTCGGTTCTGATTTTATCATGCATTGTTGGTTTATTCGCAGGGTTAGTTGGAAGTTACTTCGAAGTCGCGGTTCATTTCGTTTCTGAAACGCGAACAGACTGGTTGAAGCTTGAAATAGCGCACTTCGTTCCTCTATGGCTAGCCGCATTTATTATCAGTGCTGGGCTCGCATTTATTGGTTATTTCCTCGTGCATCGTTTCGCACCAGAAGCCGCTGGTTCAGGCATACCTGAGATTGAAGGAGCAATGGACAATATTCGTCCTGTTCGTTGGTGGCGAGTATTACCTGTGAAGTTTTTTGGTGGACTAGGCGCACTAGGTTCGGGCATGGTTTTAGGGCGCGAAGGGCCAACCGTGCAAATGGGGGGCAATATTGGACGAATGGTCACGGATATTTTCCGAGTCAAGGATGATGACAGCCGCCACTCATTATTAGCATCAGGAGCTGCTGGAGGACTAGCGGCGGCATTTAATGCTCCATTAGCTGGGATCATGTTTGTTGTTGAAGAGATGCGCCCTCAATTTCGTTATTCTCTAATTTCTATTAAAGCGGTCATCATTTCTGCTATTTCAGCCAACATCGTTTTTCGTTACATCAATGGTCAAGCTGCGGTCATCACCATGCCGCAATATCAGCCACCAGAATTGAACACATTGTGGTTATTTCTTTTGCTCGGCGTTCTATTCGGGTTGTTTGGTGTTGTTTTCAATAAACTCGTGACCCTAGCTCAAGATATGTTCGTTGCGATTCATAAAAATGACCGTAAGCGCTACTTACTTGTCGGCACTTTACTGGGTGGCTGTTTTGGCTTGCTGCTTCTCTATTTGCCTGAATTAACAGGAGGTGGCATTGGCATTATTCCAGATATTACAAATGGCAATTTCTCGACCAATGTTCTACTGATGATTTTTGTTGGGCGAGTACTTACAACTCTGCTCTGTTTCGGCTCTGGTGCACCTGGTGGTATTTTTGCACCGATGCTCGCTTTAGGTACCCTTTTTGGCTATACATTTGGTGTCACTGCTGACGCATTTCTACCTCAATTAGATATAGAACCTGGTATGTTCGCGATTGCCGGCATGGGAGCACTTTTTGCCGCAACGGTTCGAGCGCCAATTACTGGGATTCTGCTCGTGATCGAGATGACAAATAACTACTACTTGATCTTACCTTTGATCATTACCTGCTTAGGTGCAGTAATTATTGCTCAAATGTTAGGTGGACAGCCCATCTATAGTCAACTTCTTCGTCGTACACTGAAAAACGACAAACTTAGACAAAGAGACTTACCAACACAAGAAGAGCCAAGTTAA
- a CDS encoding CobW family GTP-binding protein — protein sequence MSNKVPTNIITGFLGVGKTTAILNLLKTKPEGEKWAVLVNEFGEIGIDGALMTDQGAMIKEVPGGCMCCTAGVPMSVGINALLRQKPDRLLIEPTGLGHPKQVVATLTSAQYLPYVDLKATIALVDPRNLSNSKYIENQNFNDQLDSADVVIGNKIDQCFADDIDAFNDWVTDQTPSKIFSKLVQKGELPIEVLDIERRDGSASTLLESHHHDHADLEPQFELPPGQSYVRKENRGQGYFSCGWLIGAEYKFDFDELFSLLSDLTAERVKAVINTDKGCYAFNVANQVVSVNEISLEGFESRIEVIDSQLMPWDQLEGLLLKIGGIK from the coding sequence ATGTCAAACAAAGTCCCTACAAATATTATCACTGGTTTTCTTGGCGTAGGTAAAACGACGGCAATACTAAACCTGCTTAAAACAAAGCCAGAGGGTGAGAAATGGGCCGTATTGGTTAATGAATTCGGTGAAATCGGCATTGATGGCGCTTTGATGACTGATCAAGGTGCGATGATTAAAGAGGTACCTGGAGGATGCATGTGCTGTACAGCTGGCGTTCCTATGAGTGTCGGAATTAATGCATTGTTGCGCCAAAAGCCAGATCGCTTGCTGATTGAACCTACTGGACTTGGTCATCCGAAACAGGTGGTTGCAACATTAACGTCTGCGCAATATTTGCCATATGTCGATTTGAAGGCCACCATCGCGCTGGTGGACCCACGAAATTTAAGCAACTCAAAATATATCGAAAATCAGAACTTCAACGATCAACTTGATAGTGCTGATGTGGTGATTGGTAATAAAATCGATCAGTGCTTTGCTGACGATATTGATGCCTTCAACGATTGGGTGACGGATCAGACACCATCTAAAATATTTAGCAAATTAGTTCAGAAAGGTGAATTGCCGATAGAAGTTCTAGATATTGAACGTCGTGATGGCAGTGCTTCTACTCTATTAGAGTCGCATCACCATGATCATGCGGATTTGGAACCTCAATTTGAATTGCCTCCTGGCCAATCTTATGTGCGAAAAGAGAATCGCGGGCAAGGGTATTTTAGTTGCGGTTGGTTGATTGGCGCAGAGTATAAATTTGATTTTGATGAGCTATTTTCGCTGCTGAGTGACTTAACGGCGGAAAGAGTAAAAGCCGTGATCAATACCGATAAAGGCTGTTATGCGTTCAATGTGGCGAATCAAGTCGTTTCGGTGAATGAAATCAGTTTAGAAGGCTTTGAATCTCGCATTGAAGTCATTGATTCGCAACTCATGCCTTGGGATCAGCTTGAAGGGCTGCTTTTGAAAATTGGTGGTATTAAGTAA
- the ylqF gene encoding ribosome biogenesis GTPase YlqF: protein MVNNSIQWFPGHMHKARKEIEEVIPQVDVIIEVLDARIPFSSENPMISELRGDKPCVKVLNKRDLSDPDLTQLWIDHFEKEQGVKAMAITTSNLNEVQKIMELVRKLAPHREEIGKNIRTMIMGIPNVGKSTIINCLAGRMIAVTGNQPAVTRRQQRINLQNGIVLSDTPGILWPKVENPHSGFRLAATGAVKDTAMEYDEVAFYTVEYLAKHYPDLLKNRYQIEELPETDIELMEEIGRRRGALRSGGRVDLHKASEILLHELRSGTLGQITLERPEMITQELIDVEIEIERKKEAQIKKKEERRKRYLRNKR, encoded by the coding sequence ATGGTTAACAACAGTATTCAATGGTTTCCGGGCCATATGCATAAGGCTCGTAAAGAGATTGAAGAAGTTATCCCGCAAGTTGATGTAATTATTGAAGTACTTGATGCGCGAATTCCGTTTAGCAGCGAAAACCCTATGATCTCGGAACTACGTGGCGATAAACCATGTGTCAAAGTACTAAACAAGCGTGATTTGTCAGACCCAGACTTAACACAATTGTGGATCGATCACTTTGAGAAAGAGCAAGGCGTAAAGGCAATGGCAATTACGACATCTAATCTCAATGAAGTTCAAAAAATCATGGAGTTGGTTCGTAAGCTTGCTCCTCACCGTGAAGAAATTGGTAAAAACATTCGTACCATGATCATGGGGATCCCCAACGTAGGTAAATCAACAATTATCAACTGTCTTGCTGGTCGTATGATTGCGGTAACAGGTAACCAACCTGCTGTGACTCGTCGTCAACAACGTATTAATCTTCAGAATGGCATTGTACTTTCTGACACTCCAGGGATTTTATGGCCAAAAGTAGAAAACCCTCACAGTGGTTTCCGTTTAGCGGCAACAGGTGCGGTTAAAGATACGGCGATGGAATACGATGAAGTAGCGTTTTACACTGTTGAGTACTTAGCAAAGCACTATCCTGATCTTCTCAAAAATCGTTATCAAATCGAAGAATTGCCAGAAACTGACATTGAATTAATGGAAGAAATTGGCCGTCGTCGTGGGGCATTACGCTCGGGTGGTCGTGTGGATTTACACAAAGCATCCGAAATACTCCTCCATGAACTTCGTAGCGGAACATTGGGACAGATCACTCTAGAACGACCAGAGATGATCACTCAAGAACTCATCGATGTTGAAATCGAGATAGAGCGTAAGAAAGAAGCACAAATTAAGAAAAAAGAAGAGCGAAGAAAACGTTACTTGCGTAATAAGCGATAG
- a CDS encoding carbamate kinase: MRIVLALGGNALLARGQALTAENQRENIIKSAASIAAIAREHEIVIVHGNGPQVGLLMEQNAAYHECSPETTPYPMDVLGSQTCGMVGYMLQQELRNIDSELEVATLVTQTEVSKEDPAFANPTKFVGPVYTEQRAKEIMSQTTMKFKADGEYYRRVVPSPMPKDIVEIQQIETLLDTENLVIACGGGGVPVCIEEGKSTGVECVIDKDLTAELLAEKINADLFIILTDGSIYRNYGKEDQAEMKQATPSGLAEFNFPAGSMGPKIDAVCKFVEAGLGNAAIGSLFDLDKIITNEAGTLITKGDGVVYY; this comes from the coding sequence ATGCGCATCGTATTAGCTTTAGGTGGCAACGCTCTTTTAGCCCGAGGACAAGCATTAACGGCTGAAAATCAACGTGAAAACATTATCAAGTCGGCTGCAAGCATTGCAGCAATTGCACGTGAGCATGAAATCGTCATCGTCCATGGCAATGGCCCACAAGTGGGATTACTGATGGAACAGAATGCGGCATACCATGAATGTTCCCCGGAGACGACTCCTTATCCTATGGATGTTTTAGGTTCTCAAACTTGTGGCATGGTTGGCTATATGCTTCAACAAGAGCTAAGAAATATCGACTCTGAATTAGAAGTGGCAACGTTAGTTACACAAACAGAAGTAAGTAAAGAAGACCCTGCTTTTGCTAATCCAACAAAATTTGTTGGCCCTGTCTACACAGAGCAACGAGCAAAAGAGATCATGTCTCAAACAACAATGAAATTTAAAGCAGATGGCGAATATTACCGCCGCGTTGTACCTTCACCAATGCCAAAAGATATTGTTGAAATTCAACAAATAGAAACACTTCTAGATACAGAAAACCTTGTTATTGCTTGCGGCGGTGGCGGTGTGCCAGTATGTATTGAAGAAGGCAAAAGCACAGGTGTTGAGTGCGTGATTGATAAAGATCTAACCGCTGAATTATTAGCAGAGAAAATCAATGCTGATTTATTTATTATTTTAACAGATGGCTCTATCTACCGTAATTACGGCAAAGAAGATCAAGCAGAAATGAAACAAGCAACTCCTTCAGGTTTGGCTGAATTTAATTTCCCAGCGGGTTCTATGGGTCCTAAAATTGATGCTGTTTGTAAGTTTGTTGAAGCAGGATTAGGTAATGCAGCCATTGGTTCTCTGTTTGATTTAGATAAAATCATTACTAATGAAGCAGGTACACTTATTACTAAAGGCGACGGTGTCGTTTACTATTAA
- a CDS encoding FAD-dependent oxidoreductase, giving the protein MTKIVIIGGVAGGASAAARARRLSEDAEIIMFERGPFVSFANCGLPYHIGGDIEDRSKLLLQTPESFLARFNVDVRVMNEVMSINRSEKTVTIRNLLDQSEYTESYDFLLLSPGAGPIVPPIPGLKNPLTHTLRNIPDMDKILQSIAINKPDHATVVGGGFIGLEMMEAFHQLGIKTTLVEMADQVMTPVDKEMAGFAHAEIKEKGVDLRLGVALESVEFVPNTSIASTEAGQSTEHQHLTGELNLSLNNGDILTTDILIMAIGVKPESKLAVDAGLEIGALGGIHTNEFMQTSDPVIYAVGDAVEEADFVTGNQVLVPLAGPANRQGRMAADNMLGREETYQGTQGTAICKIFDIAIASTGKNEKALKRDGIHYEKVYVHTASHASYYPGAEIVSLKLLFDPENGTILGAQAAGKEGVDKRIDIIAVAQRAGMTVEQLQHIELTYAPPFGSAKDVINQAAFVASNIMNGDANPIHFDEIDHLQADQLLLDVRNPSEREDGNYIKGDINIPVDQLRQRIDELPENKEIVIYCQVGLRGNVAYRQLVNNGLKARNLIGGFRTYKFAKA; this is encoded by the coding sequence ATGACTAAAATAGTGATTATAGGTGGCGTTGCAGGTGGCGCATCGGCTGCGGCAAGAGCAAGACGTTTAAGTGAAGATGCCGAAATTATCATGTTTGAGCGGGGTCCATTCGTCTCCTTTGCAAATTGCGGCTTGCCTTACCACATCGGTGGCGATATTGAAGATCGCAGTAAATTGCTATTACAAACGCCTGAAAGCTTTCTCGCGCGATTTAACGTCGATGTACGAGTAATGAACGAAGTGATGAGTATCAATCGTTCAGAAAAAACAGTCACTATCCGTAATTTACTCGATCAGTCAGAATACACCGAGAGCTATGATTTTCTTCTCTTAAGCCCAGGAGCAGGCCCTATTGTTCCTCCAATTCCAGGGCTGAAAAACCCTCTCACGCACACGCTGCGTAATATTCCAGATATGGATAAGATTCTTCAAAGCATCGCGATAAATAAACCCGATCATGCAACCGTCGTCGGTGGCGGGTTTATCGGTTTGGAAATGATGGAAGCTTTCCATCAACTTGGAATAAAAACCACACTCGTTGAAATGGCCGATCAAGTCATGACACCAGTTGACAAAGAGATGGCGGGCTTTGCGCATGCTGAGATCAAGGAAAAAGGGGTAGACTTACGTTTAGGCGTTGCTTTGGAATCAGTGGAATTTGTCCCAAATACAAGTATAGCAAGCACAGAAGCAGGCCAATCAACTGAGCACCAACATTTAACTGGTGAGCTGAATTTATCTCTAAATAATGGCGATATATTAACGACTGATATTTTAATTATGGCAATTGGTGTGAAACCCGAAAGCAAGCTCGCGGTAGACGCTGGATTGGAGATTGGAGCACTTGGCGGGATTCATACCAACGAATTTATGCAAACCAGCGATCCTGTAATTTACGCTGTAGGTGATGCTGTAGAGGAAGCCGATTTTGTTACAGGCAATCAGGTACTCGTGCCACTTGCTGGCCCTGCAAACCGCCAAGGTCGCATGGCTGCCGATAATATGCTTGGCCGCGAAGAGACCTATCAAGGAACTCAAGGAACGGCAATTTGTAAGATCTTCGATATTGCCATTGCTTCAACAGGTAAAAATGAGAAAGCGTTAAAACGTGATGGAATTCATTACGAGAAAGTTTACGTTCATACTGCAAGTCATGCGAGTTACTACCCTGGGGCGGAAATTGTCTCCTTGAAGCTCCTTTTCGATCCTGAAAATGGCACCATACTTGGAGCGCAAGCAGCAGGTAAAGAAGGAGTAGATAAACGAATAGATATCATTGCAGTCGCACAACGTGCAGGAATGACCGTTGAGCAACTGCAACACATTGAACTGACTTATGCTCCCCCATTTGGAAGCGCAAAAGACGTGATAAACCAAGCGGCATTTGTCGCAAGTAATATAATGAATGGTGATGCTAACCCTATTCATTTTGATGAAATCGATCATTTACAAGCAGACCAACTCTTACTTGATGTTCGTAACCCTAGTGAGCGTGAAGATGGTAACTACATAAAAGGCGATATTAACATCCCTGTAGATCAACTTCGTCAGCGAATAGATGAACTTCCTGAAAATAAAGAAATTGTAATTTATTGTCAGGTAGGCTTACGTGGCAATGTTGCTTACCGTCAGCTAGTCAACAATGGTTTAAAAGCGAGAAACTTAATCGGGGGATTCCGCACCTACAAGTTCGCTAAAGCATAA
- a CDS encoding ArsR/SmtB family transcription factor: MDAVQMDIHEMKDRAIEVSELLKHMAHPERLIVLCQLTQGEVGVGELQQNSVLSQSAFSQHLTVLRKFGMVKTRKEAQQVFYSLSDPRVESLIQSLHGVFCK, translated from the coding sequence ATGGATGCAGTGCAAATGGATATCCATGAAATGAAAGATAGGGCGATTGAAGTTTCTGAGTTGCTCAAGCATATGGCGCATCCTGAGCGACTTATTGTTTTGTGTCAGTTGACGCAAGGAGAGGTCGGCGTCGGAGAGCTACAGCAAAATTCAGTGTTGAGTCAGTCAGCCTTCTCTCAACATTTAACGGTGCTAAGAAAATTTGGCATGGTAAAGACGAGAAAAGAAGCACAACAAGTTTTCTACTCCCTTTCAGACCCAAGAGTTGAGAGTCTTATTCAGAGCTTGCATGGCGTCTTTTGTAAATAA
- a CDS encoding YeeE/YedE family protein, with amino-acid sequence MSNVIPWDALFGGVLLGISASLLLLLSGKIAGISGVLSGLMKIKKGDFIWRLLFVIGMISGGFLCVNLFGGSVPAQFDSSFLVLAVAGLLVGVGTRLGNGCTSGHGICGLGRVSRRSIVATSIFMGVAAFTVFVRLHLI; translated from the coding sequence ATGAGTAACGTGATTCCATGGGATGCATTATTTGGAGGCGTTTTGCTAGGCATATCAGCATCTTTGCTTTTGTTGCTTAGTGGAAAAATTGCCGGGATAAGTGGTGTATTAAGCGGGTTAATGAAAATTAAGAAAGGCGACTTCATATGGCGGTTACTATTTGTGATTGGCATGATTAGCGGTGGTTTTCTTTGTGTAAACTTATTCGGTGGAAGTGTACCCGCGCAGTTTGATTCGTCATTTTTGGTTTTGGCCGTAGCGGGTTTACTGGTTGGTGTTGGAACTCGATTAGGTAATGGGTGCACAAGTGGACACGGGATCTGTGGTTTAGGCAGGGTTTCTCGTCGCTCAATTGTAGCAACCTCTATTTTTATGGGTGTTGCCGCATTCACTGTTTTTGTTCGTTTACATTTAATTTAA
- a CDS encoding YeeE/YedE family protein: protein MKHLIFSLSALVSGILFGVGMVLSGMTDPAVVIGFLDVFGEWNPSLIFVMGGALAVFMPFYHFVIKPRQAPVAADEFCIASKTSIDMQLVVGASVFGLGWGLAGICPGPAVSSLALGNVDVLVFFSMMMLGLGGTNRALQYRDNKIMKKAMN, encoded by the coding sequence ATGAAGCATCTTATATTTAGTCTTTCAGCCTTAGTTTCGGGCATTTTATTTGGCGTGGGTATGGTGCTCTCGGGCATGACTGACCCAGCCGTTGTTATTGGGTTTCTTGATGTATTCGGTGAGTGGAATCCTAGCTTGATATTTGTGATGGGCGGAGCATTGGCAGTATTCATGCCGTTCTACCATTTTGTAATTAAACCGCGCCAAGCTCCTGTGGCGGCGGATGAGTTTTGTATAGCATCAAAGACTAGCATTGATATGCAGTTAGTGGTTGGAGCATCTGTGTTTGGTTTAGGTTGGGGATTGGCAGGAATTTGCCCTGGGCCTGCCGTATCTAGTTTGGCTTTAGGGAATGTCGACGTCTTAGTCTTCTTTTCAATGATGATGCTTGGACTCGGTGGTACGAATAGGGCATTGCAGTATCGTGATAATAAAATCATGAAAAAAGCCATGAACTAA
- the nrdD gene encoding anaerobic ribonucleoside-triphosphate reductase: MKPIVIKRDGSRAPFNRDRIQSAVESAAEHIDNEMAIYALNVALAVEVKLKDYDEVHISEIQTLVENELMQGPYKGLARSYIEYRHDRDISREKSSALTKEIEGLIEESNADLLNENANKDGKVIPTQRDLLAGIVAKHYAKTHILPRDIVQAHEDGDIHYHDLDYAPFFPMFNCMLIDLKGMLTRGFKMGNAEIDTPKSISTATAVTAQIIAQVASHIYGGTTINRIDEVLEPYVLTSYEKHLAVAKEWDIHNPEKFAMSRTEKECYDAFQSLEYEVNTLHTANGQTPFVTFGFGLGTSWASKLIQESILKNRIAGLGKNRKTAVFPKLVFAIKDGLNHQATDPNYDIKQLALECATKRMYPDILNYDKVVEVTGSFKTPMGCRSFLNTYEENGELVHEGRNNLGVVSLNLPRIALSAGGNIDQFYTLLDDKLKLARRALETRISRLENVKARVAPILYMEGACGVRLNAEDSIAEIFKNGRASISLGYIGIHETMTALSSGEGHIYDEAELREKALDIVRYLKKTVETWTKETGYAFSLYGTPSENLCSRFCRIDTKEFGLIEGVTDKGYYTNSFHLDVQKKVNPYDKIDFEMPYPDISNGGFICYGEFPNMQQNVEALENVWDYSYSRVPYYGTNTPIDECYECGYNGEFECTSKGFTCPKCGNHDSTKVSVTRRVCGYLGSPDARPFNFGKQEEVQRRVKHL, from the coding sequence GTGAAACCAATCGTAATTAAGCGCGACGGCTCAAGAGCGCCATTCAATAGAGATCGTATTCAATCAGCAGTAGAAAGTGCAGCTGAACACATTGATAATGAAATGGCGATATACGCACTCAACGTAGCTTTAGCCGTTGAAGTGAAGCTAAAAGATTACGATGAAGTACACATTTCAGAAATCCAGACTTTAGTGGAAAATGAACTGATGCAAGGTCCGTATAAAGGACTTGCTCGCTCATATATTGAATATCGCCATGACCGCGATATTTCTCGTGAAAAATCGAGTGCGTTAACAAAAGAAATCGAAGGCTTAATCGAAGAAAGTAACGCAGATCTACTAAATGAAAACGCCAATAAAGATGGCAAAGTGATCCCTACCCAGCGTGATTTATTAGCGGGCATCGTAGCAAAACATTATGCAAAAACTCATATTTTGCCGCGTGATATAGTACAAGCTCACGAAGATGGTGATATCCATTATCATGACCTAGATTACGCACCATTTTTCCCAATGTTTAACTGTATGCTGATTGATCTCAAAGGCATGCTGACTCGTGGGTTTAAAATGGGCAACGCAGAAATCGATACACCAAAATCGATTTCAACAGCAACCGCAGTGACAGCTCAAATCATTGCGCAAGTGGCGAGTCATATTTATGGTGGCACAACCATCAACCGTATTGATGAAGTGTTAGAACCCTATGTACTAACAAGCTACGAAAAGCACTTAGCCGTTGCAAAAGAGTGGGATATCCATAATCCAGAAAAATTTGCAATGTCTCGTACAGAGAAAGAGTGTTATGACGCGTTCCAATCGCTTGAGTATGAAGTAAACACACTCCACACAGCAAACGGACAAACTCCTTTTGTTACCTTTGGTTTTGGTCTAGGGACTAGCTGGGCTTCCAAACTGATCCAAGAGTCAATTTTGAAAAACCGTATTGCTGGTTTGGGTAAAAACCGTAAAACAGCGGTATTCCCAAAACTTGTGTTTGCAATTAAAGACGGTTTAAACCATCAAGCAACAGATCCGAACTACGATATCAAGCAGTTAGCATTGGAATGTGCAACAAAGCGTATGTATCCAGATATTCTTAACTACGACAAAGTTGTCGAAGTGACGGGTTCATTCAAAACCCCAATGGGCTGCCGCAGCTTCCTAAATACATACGAAGAGAATGGCGAATTAGTACACGAAGGGCGTAATAACCTTGGTGTGGTTAGCCTGAACTTACCTCGTATTGCACTTTCTGCGGGTGGTAATATTGATCAATTCTACACTCTGTTAGATGACAAACTTAAACTGGCACGTCGAGCACTAGAAACTCGTATTAGCCGTTTAGAGAATGTAAAAGCTCGCGTTGCTCCTATCCTATACATGGAAGGCGCGTGTGGCGTACGTTTGAATGCTGAAGATTCTATTGCAGAGATCTTTAAGAATGGTCGAGCATCAATTTCACTGGGCTACATTGGTATCCATGAAACAATGACGGCGTTATCAAGTGGTGAAGGCCACATCTATGATGAAGCTGAATTACGTGAAAAAGCGCTTGATATTGTTCGTTACTTAAAGAAAACAGTGGAAACTTGGACGAAAGAGACGGGTTATGCATTTAGCTTGTATGGTACTCCGAGTGAAAACCTATGCAGTCGCTTCTGTCGTATTGACACCAAAGAATTTGGCTTAATCGAAGGTGTAACAGACAAGGGTTACTACACCAACAGTTTCCATCTTGATGTACAAAAGAAAGTGAACCCATACGATAAGATCGATTTTGAAATGCCATACCCTGATATCTCAAATGGTGGTTTTATCTGTTACGGTGAGTTCCCTAACATGCAGCAGAACGTTGAAGCGTTAGAAAATGTATGGGATTACAGTTACAGCCGCGTTCCATACTATGGTACGAATACACCGATTGATGAGTGTTACGAGTGTGGCTATAACGGTGAGTTTGAATGTACCAGTAAGGGCTTTACTTGTCCGAAATGCGGTAACCATGACTCAACAAAAGTGTCGGTTACTCGCCGTGTATGTGGCTACTTAGGCAGCCCAGACGCGCGTCCATTTAACTTCGGTAAACAAGAAGAAGTTCAGCGACGCGTTAAACACTTGTAG